In Arthrobacter sp. MN05-02, the genomic stretch GAGGTGTGCCGGCCCGCAGGGCGGCGCTGGATGCCCTGCTCAGGCGGTGCTCCGCCGTCGTCCTGCGTCCCGACCGGATCCATCGACTCCACCTCGGTACCCGTGCCTGTTCCGTTCGCCATGCTTCCCCCGTGTGCCTCGTCCGGCGTCCCTCACGCCGTCGTCCACCCTACCGAGGATGGCACCCACCGCCGGCGAAGGACAGCGCAGGGCAGGGCTGTCCGGCGTTCTCCACCGCCTGTGGACAAACCTGTGGAATAGCTGTGGAGGAGAGGTGGGTTCAGCGCGCTCGGACGACCCTGCTCTCGTCCCAGACGGCTTCCTTGGTCTCGTACACCTTGCCGTCGGAACCGAAGACGAGGAACCGGTCGAAGCTGCGGGCGAACCAGCGGTCGTGCGTCACGGCCATCACGGTCCCCTCGAACGCGTCGATGGCCCGTTCGAGGGCCTCCGCCGAATGGAGGTCGAGGTTGTCCGTCGGCTCGTCGAGCAGCAGCAGCGTGCGTGGCGCCGGACAGTTCCAGCAGCAGGATCTGCAGGCGCGCCTGCTGGCCGCCGGACAGGGAATCGTAGGGTTGTTCCGCCTGGGCCGCCAGTCCGTAACGGTCGAGCACGGCGGACGCCGCCTCGCGGCCCAGTCCGGACCGGTGCTCGTCCCCGCGGTGCAGGATGTCCACGAGAGTGCGCCCGAGGAGGTCGGGACGCGAGTGCGTCTGCGCGAAGAACCCGGGCCGGATGCGCGCGCCGAGCTTCACGGATCCCTCGTGCGGAACGGCGGCGATATCGACGTCGGACACCGGCAGGTGCTCCTTGTCCGGGTCGGTGCCGCCGGCGGCGAGCAGGCGCAGGAAGTGCGACTTGCCGGAACCGTTGGAGCCCAGCACACCCACCCGGTCCCCGAACCAGATCTCCGTGCTGAAGGGCTTCATCAGTCCCGTCAACTCGAGCTTCTGGGCCACGACGGCCCGCTTGGCCGTGCGGCCGCCCTGCAGGCGCATGGAGACGTTCTGCTCGAGGGGGATGGCCTCCGGCGGCCCGGCCTCGAGGAACTTCGCGAGACGGGTCTGCGCCGCGTGGTAGCGGTTGGCCATGTCGGAGCGGAATGCCGCCTTGTTCTTGTACATGTTGACGAGTTCCTTGAGCTTGAGGTGCTCCTCGTCCCAGCGCTTGCGCAGCTCTCCTCGAACCGCGCGTTCCGGTCCTCCCGCGCCTTCAGGTAGGTCTCGAAGCCACCGCCGTGGGTCCATGACGAAGCGCCCAGGGCCCCGGGTTCGAGCGTCACGATGCGTGTCGCGGCGTTGGCCAGCAGCTCACGGTCGTGGCTGACGAACAGCACGGACTTCTTCGACTCGCGCAGCTTCGCCTCGAGCCAGCGCTTGCCCGGCACGTCGAGGTAGTTGTCGGGTTCGTCGAGGAGCAGGAGGTCGTCGGGACCCGAGAAGAGCGCCTCGAGGACCAGCCGTTTCTGCTCGCCACCGGAGAGCGACGACGCCGCCCGGTACTGCGCACGGTCGAAGGGGACACCCAGGGCGGCCATGGTGACCTCGTCCCACGTGGTCTCCAGCTCGTATCCCCCGGCGTCGCCCCAGTCGGCGATGGCCTGCGCGTATCGCATCTGTGTCGGCTCGTCGTCCGCTTCCATCATGGCGAGTTCCGCCGCGTCGATCCTCGCGGCCGCCGCCGCCAGCACCGGCGGCGCGGCCGAGACGAGCAGGTCACGGACGGTCGTGTCGTCCCGCACCTGCCCGACGAACTGCCGCATGATCCCCATGGCCCCCGAGCGGCTCACCGATCCTTCGTCGGGCGTGAGATCACCGGAGATGATGCGCAGCAGGGTGGTCTTCCCGGTCCCGTTCGGTCCGATCAGGGCCGTCTTGTGGCCGTCACCGACCTTGAAGGCCACTCCGTTGAGCAGTTGCCTGCCGTCGGAGAGGAAGTAGTCGATGCCGGAAACGTCGAGATGAGCCACGCCTCCAGTGTTTCACGACCGAGCGGGGCACCCGTCGGGTCAGCCCCGCTGATCACCCGGGATCATTCGGTATCCCACGCCCCGCACGGTCCGGATGAACCGGGGATTGCTCGTGTCCTCACCGAGCTTCTTGCGGAGGTTGCGGATGTGCACCTCGACGAGGTGGTGATCCTGGCTCCAGCCGTCACCCCACACCCGGTTCAGCAGCGCCTCGCGTGTCCAGACCCGCTGGGACCCGGTGAGGAGCGTCTCGAGCAGGTCGAATTCGATCCGCGTGAGCGCGAGTTCCTGTCCGGCGAGCGTGACCACGCGCCCCTCGGCATCCATCGTCAGGTCGCCGTGCCGGAGCAGTTCGTCGCCCTCGACCGGCGGTTCCGGGGCGGCCCCGGTACCCGTGCGGGGACGGCGGAACATCGCGGACACCCGCGCCGAGAGTTCGCGGGGGCTGAAGGGCTTGCCGATGAAGTCGTCGGCGCCGATCTCGAGGCCGATCAGGCGGTCGATCTCGTCCTGGCGGGCCGTCACCATCACGATGTAGGCGTCACTGACGGCGCGGCACTGGCGGCACACCTCCACCCCGTCGAGATCCGGCAGGTTGAGGTCGAGGGTGATCAGGTCGGGCCGGTGCTCCTTCAGTGCCGCCAGACCGTCCAGCCCGGTCGCGGCCTCCACGGTCGTGAACCCGTTCATGCGCAGGGTGGTGGAGAGCAGTTCGCGGATATCCGGATCGTCCTCGACGATCAGCGCAGTGCGCTGCGGCGGAGAGACGGACATGAAACAAGAGTTTCATACATCGGGAGCTTGAAGGGCCCCGAATGGCCTTTTGGCTTGAACCAATCTTGAGAATCGCCCGAACCGCCCCCGTAGACTGCCCGGATGCAGCCGACCACCCTCAGCACCGTGCAGGTGAACGGCCTCACCCTCCGGATCCGGACGACGCCGGGGACCGACGCGTCCGCCGCGTCCCGCTCCCCGTACGTGCTCGTGCATGGCCTGGGCATGACCCACCGGTACCTCGACCGGCTCCGCACCGAACTGGCGTCCGACGCCGTCGTGCACTCGGTGGATCTTCCCGGTTACGGACCGGATCCGCGACCAGCGGGCCGGCTCGGGGTGGAGGACCACGCCGCCCTGATCATCGAGGCGCTGGCGGCCATGGACGTCCACTCGTGCATCCTGGTCGGGCATTCCATGGGAGTGCAGTTCGTCACAGAGGTCGCCCTCCAGGCGCCCGACCTCGCGGAGCGGATCGTCCTGATCGGGCCGGTGGTCGACCGCCTCCGCCGCACGGTGATCCAGCAGGCCGTCGCGCTCGGTCGGGACACCTTCCGTGAGAGCCCGTCCGCGAACTGGACGGTCTGCACCGACTACCTCCGCACAGGCGTGCGCTGGTACCTGCGCCAGCTGCTGCCCATGATGGAGTACCCGCTGGAGCGCGCGGTCGAGCGGGTCCGGTGTCCGGTCCTGGTGCTCCGGGCCGGGCGTGATCCCGTCGCCCCGCGGCGCTGGTGCAGAGAGCTTGCGGCGCGCGCCAGGTATGGTTTCCTCGTGGAGATCGACGGCCAGCCGCATGTCGTCCAGCACTCGGCGGCATCGGCCGTCGCAGCGGAGATCATCGCCTTCAGGAGCCTGCCGGTCGCCGCTGATGCGGCTTTCTTGTTCCAAGCTTCGGACCGGCCATCGGGAAAACTTGAAGATTGAAGCGCATAGTAGTCGTATTGCAGCTGGTTCCGTCCGTTCCATCGATCAGCTGCAAAGACACGGCACCCGGCCGGCGCTGGTCGACAGCGCCGGCCGGGTGTTCCAAGCACCGGAAGGAAGATCGCATGCCTGATCTGCAAGAGTGGTCGACCAGCCGCCTGCTCACCACCGCCGCACGTCTCGTCGACCACGCGTGGAACGAGAGGCTGCTGGACATCGGGATCACCCATGCCGGCTACACCACCCTCGGCGTCCTGGCCCGTCAGGGCACCATGACGGGGGCGAAGCTCGCCCTCGCGGTGCACGTCCAGGCCCAGACGATCGGCAAGACGATCGAGAAACTCGAGCGCCAGGGATTCATCTCCCGCATCCGCGACAGCATCGACCGCCGTAGCCAGCGCATCACGATCACGCCGGAGGGCATCGAGGCCCTCGCCAAGGCCGAGGACATCGAGCGCACACTGATGGTCGGCGAAGGACTGGAGTCCTTCGAACTGCGCAGCCTGCTGCGCGGTATCGTCGGGGAACTCGCACCCCAGCGTCAGAAGCCGGCAGCCGCCGTCGTCTGAGGCCTGCCCACGGGACCTTCAGGAGAACGGTCGTCCCTCGGGGCGGCCGTTCTGCCGTTTCCGGGCCGACGCGTTCTTCGGACCCCGTGGAGGACAACCGCGTGGTGCAGGAGCAGCACCCGGAGGCGGTTGCCACCGCCTCCGGTCGGGAGCGCCGCGGAACAACGCCAAAACACTTGCTAGATTGTCTAGGCATCCGTCGTACGATGGGCGGGTGAACGACGAGCATCGACAGGCGGCCGCAGCCGAACTCCAGGACCTCATGCTGAGCAACGAGACCGTCGATCAGTTCCTGGCGGACCTCGCCGGTCTCTCCTCGAGGATCCTCGGCGGCTCCGTCGAGGTGCAGTGCGGAGTGACGTACCGGCGCCAGGACCTGGCCACGACGGTGGCGTGCAGCAGCGAGAAGGCACGGACGCTCGACGAGATCCAGTACGGTTTCGGCGACGGTCCCTGCCTGCACGCCATCAGCACGGGCAGGACCGTGATCGTCGACGACGTCCGTACGGACGGACGCTGGCCCGACTACTTCGCGGCGGTGGCGGGTCACCGGTACTTCGCCATGATGGGCGTTCCCCTGGTCCTCGACGACCAGGAAGGGGCGGTGCTGAATTTCTATGCGGCCGAGCCGCGGACCTTCACCAGCACCCTGCAGGCGCTGGCGGAGGGCTTCGCCCTTCAGGCAGCCAAGGCGCTGCAGATGGTCCTCCGGGTCTCCCGGCAGGCCGACACGTCGTCGGGCCTCAAGGCCGCGATGGAGTCGAGGACCACCATCGACATCGCCATCGGGATCATCATGGGCCAGAACCGCTGCACCCAGGCGGAGGCGTACTCGGTCCTGACGCGCGCCTCGAATGCCCAGAACCTGAAGATCCGCGAGATCGCGCAGCGGATCGTCGCCGGAATATCCGCCGAACCGGCGCGTACCCACTTCTCGGACTGACAGGACGGTCGCTCCGGGTTCTCCCGCAGGCAGGCGTCCGGGGCGGGCACGGATCGGAAGGCTTCCACCCGGTGCCGGCTCCGTGCCGGCCGGGAGGCTCCGGCAAGGTGGCCGCCCTCGAGGAGTTCACCCGGCGGCGGCAGCCAGTCCCGACCGCGCGAGCCCGGCGAGGTCGTTGAAGCTGTAGAGATGCAGGCCTGCGTAGCCGGAGGCGTGCACCGCGCCCACCAGCGGAGCCGGGTCGTAGGACGCCGACGAGAGCAACTGCCTGACGGCGGACCCGGAGTCCGCGGCGCCCGCGGAGCGTTTGAGGAAGCCGAGGGACTGCCCGACCCCGACCCTGCCCGCCAGGCGCACCAGCCGCGCCATGCGCACCGGGCCCGGCACTCCCGCCCACACCGGCAGGCTAACCCCCTGGAGTAGCAACCGCGACGGGTAGCCACGCAGCGTCTCCTGTGAGAAGCAGAGCTGGGTGACGCACCAGGACGCGAACCGCTGTTTGGCGAGCATCGTCCTG encodes the following:
- a CDS encoding hypothetical protein (possible pseudo due to frameshift), with the translated sequence MRLQGGRTAKRAVVAQKLELTGLMKPFSTEIWFGDRVGVLGSNGSGKSHFLRLLAAGGTDPDKEHLPVSDVDIAAVPHEGSVKLGARIRPGFFAQTHSRPDLLGRTLVDILHRGDEHRSGLGREAASAVLDRYGLAAQAEQPYDSLSGGQQARLQILLLELSGATHAAAARRADGQPRPPFGGGPRTGHRRVRGDRDGRDARPLVRPQLRPVPRLRFRRQGVRDQGSRLGREQGRPSALNPPLLHSYSTGLSTGGGERRTALPCAVLRRRWVPSSVGWTTA
- a CDS encoding hypothetical protein (possible pseudo due to frameshift), with translation MAHLDVSGIDYFLSDGRQLLNGVAFKVGDGHKTALIGPNGTGKTTLLRIISGDLTPDEGSVSRSGAMGIMRQFVGQVRDDTTVRDLLVSAAPPVLAAAAARIDAAELAMMEADDEPTQMRYAQAIADWGDAGGYELETTWDEVTMAALGVPFDRAQYRAASSLSGGEQKRLVLEALFSGPDDLLLLDEPDNYLDVPGKRWLEAKLRESKKSVLFVSHDRELLANAATRIVTLEPGALGASSWTHGGGFETYLKAREDRNARFEESCASAGTRSTSSSRNSSTCTRTRRHSAPTWPTATTRRRPVSRSSSRPGRRRPSPSSRTSPCACRAAARPSGPSWPRSSS
- a CDS encoding DNA-binding response regulator, coding for MSVSPPQRTALIVEDDPDIRELLSTTLRMNGFTTVEAATGLDGLAALKEHRPDLITLDLNLPDLDGVEVCRQCRAVSDAYIVMVTARQDEIDRLIGLEIGADDFIGKPFSPRELSARVSAMFRRPRTGTGAAPEPPVEGDELLRHGDLTMDAEGRVVTLAGQELALTRIEFDLLETLLTGSQRVWTREALLNRVWGDGWSQDHHLVEVHIRNLRKKLGEDTSNPRFIRTVRGVGYRMIPGDQRG
- a CDS encoding RNA-binding protein produces the protein MNDEHRQAAAAELQDLMLSNETVDQFLADLAGLSSRILGGSVEVQCGVTYRRQDLATTVACSSEKARTLDEIQYGFGDGPCLHAISTGRTVIVDDVRTDGRWPDYFAAVAGHRYFAMMGVPLVLDDQEGAVLNFYAAEPRTFTSTLQALAEGFALQAAKALQMVLRVSRQADTSSGLKAAMESRTTIDIAIGIIMGQNRCTQAEAYSVLTRASNAQNLKIREIAQRIVAGISAEPARTHFSD